In a single window of the Salvelinus namaycush isolate Seneca chromosome 18, SaNama_1.0, whole genome shotgun sequence genome:
- the rnf10 gene encoding RING finger protein 10 — MLGSSDALSPELGLNTSRRKDTTMEKNPNSNANSNKVPPRSSSTGPTPGESKPKTDGKNNGGSKRYSRKREPSVPKSDSFPGPRRTNSQKSKNFDKRPPQRGGSRQYGVTGGGRCEEVAECRQAEFSPAQFAGPKKISLNHLLNFTFEPRVGHGGQGGEGHSCWGRRNKWGHKHKPFNKELFLQANCQFVVTDDQDYKAHFTDPDTLVNWDCVQQVRIYSHEVPSCPICLYPPVAAHITRCGHIFCWPCMLHYLSLSDKSWSKCPICYESVHSDDLKSVVAMETRQYAVGDLITMCLMRREKGALVAMPSSQWVKVEEPILFGDVHLSPYSKLLLASQEQVLGLVAEEKAALQGQLTQGEDATACFIQSALCNLQERVEALLKHQKACAEDNLELSNLTLADPPSPEEEVVTTFSSTKPVLQYSSAFDDEVAEVPEEDPEEATGEEPQLPEGLLERVLEESPEDAAPEPQPAEENHPSQAETTRPQTSEHGPSYYFYQAEDCQQMFLHPVNVRCLQREYGSLEASPHTITATVVEIEGQTITEEIRRRHRYLAHLPLTCEFSICELALQPPTLSKETLDSFADDLEKRKRLRQKKARDEKRRERRIEMEENKKQGKYPEVHIGLENLQQFPAFGSPPHNGSPQVYPEFLLAPHSALTSSAVSDGMMFPSLTGDSPAPSVGCVEDDSHCMSFAQMLRDGKARADAGPWTTPKKEMLLAPPAADSDGESDVSDRVPVPSFQNSFSQAFEEALLQLDHGPTAPPQPVVIPDEKGGKKKKKKQKLLFSTSMIHTK, encoded by the exons ATGGTAAGAATAATGGAGGTTCTAAGCGCTACAGCCGCAAGCGAGAGCCCTCCGTTCCCAAGAGTGACAGTTTCCCTGGCCCTCGTCGCACCAATTCACAGAAAAGCAAGAATTTTGACAAGAGACCTCCCCAGAGAGGTGGATCCCGGCAGTATGGCGTTACAGGTGGAGGAAGATGTGAAGAG GTAGCAGAGTGCCGCCAGGCTGAGTTCAGCCCGGCTCAGTTTGCTGGACCTAAAAAGATCAGTCTAAACCACTTGCTCAACTTCACCTTTGAGCCTCGTGTGGGCCATGGTGGTCAAGGAGGAGAAGGACACTCCTGCTGGGGCCGCCGCAACAAGTGGGGCCACAAGCATAAGCCCTTCAACAAGGAGCTTTTCCTGCAGGCCAA TTGCCAGTTTGTGGTGACCGATGACCAGGACTACAAGGCTCACTTCACTGACCCAGACACTCTGGTGAACTGGGACTGTGTGCAGCAAGTG CGCATCTACAGTCATGAGGTGCCCTCCTGCCCCATCTGCCTCTACCCCCCGGTAGCGGCCCATATCACCCGCTGTGGCCATATCTTCTGCTGGCCATGCATGCTGCACTACCTGTCTCTCAGTGACAAGAGCTGGTCCAAGTGCCCCATCTGCTATGAGTCTGTGCACTCTGATGACCTCAAAAG tgtggttgcgatggAAACCAGGCAGTATGCAGTCGGTGACCTCATCACCATGTGCTTAATGCGGAGGGAGAAGGGGGCTTTGGTGGCCATGCCCAGCTCTCAGTGGGTGAAGGTGGAGGAGCCTATACTCTTTGGAG ATGTGCATCTGAGCCCGTACTCCAAACTGCTGCTGGCCTCTCAGGAGCAGGTGCTGGGCCTAGTGGCCGAGGAGAAGGCCGCTCTGCAGGGTCAGCTCACCCAGGGAGAGGATGCCACAGCCTGTTTCATCCAGAGTGCCCTGTGCAATCTGCAG GAGCGAGTGGAAGCTCTGCTGAAGCACCAGAAGGCATGTGCTGAGGACAACCTGGAACTGTCAAATCTCACCCTGGCAGATCCCCCCTCCCCTGAGGAGGAAGTCGTGACCACCTTTAGCAGTACCAAG CCAGTTCTGCAGTATTCCTCTGCATTTGATGATGAGGTGGCAGAGGTTCCAGAGGAGGACCCTGAGGAGGCCACCGGTGAGGAACCACAGCTCCCTGAAGGGCTCCTGGAGAGAGTGCTAGAGGAGTCCCCTGAGGATGCAGCTCCAGAGCCCCAGCCTGCTGAGGAGAACCATCCCAGCCAGGCTGAAACGACGCGCCCCCAAACCTCAGAGCATGGACCCTCCTACTACTTCTACCAAG CGGAGGACTGCCAGCAGATGTTCCTGCACCCAGTGAATGTGCGCTGTCTGCAACGTGAGTACGGCAGCCTAGAGGCCAGCCCCCACACCATCACGGCCACTGTGGTGGAGATTGAGGGGCAAACTATCACTGAG GAGATTCGCCGTCGACACCGCTACCTGGCTCACCTGCCGCTCACCTGTGAGTTCAGTATCTGTGAGCTGGCCCTGCAGCCCCCCACCCTGTCCAAAGAGACCCTGGACAGCTTTGCAG ATGATTTGGAGAAAAGAAAGCGTCTCAGACAAAAGAAAGCAAGGGATGAGAAGCGCAGGGAGAGGCGTATTGAGATGGAGGAGAACAAGAAGCAGGGGAAAT ATCCAGAGGTGCATATTGGGCTGGAGAATCTTCAGCAGTTCCCGGCATTTGGGTCAccacctcacaacggcagtccaCAAGTGTATCCTGAATTTCTGTTGGCCCCTCACTCAGCCCTCACCAGCAGCGCTGTCTCTG ATGGGATGATGTTCCCTAGTCTGACTGGAGACAGCCCTGCGCCCAGCGTGGGCTGTGTGGAGGATGACTCTCACTGCATGTCCTTTGCTCAG ATGCTGAGGGATGGGAAAGCCAGGGCTGATGCTGGGCCGTGGACCACTCCAAAGAAAG AAATGCTTCTGGCTCCTCCAGCGGCAGACAGCGATGGAGAGAGTGATGTGTCTGACCGGGTCCCAGTGCCCAGTTTCCAGAACTCTTTCAGCCAGGCCTTTGAGGAGGCACTCCTGCAGCTGGACCATGGTCCAACTGCTCCACCACAGCCAGTGGTCATCCCCG atgaaaaggggggaaagaagaagaagaagaaacagaaGCTTCTGTTCAGCACCTCTATGATTCACACAAAGTAG